The window AGGCCGGGGTCATGCTGGTCGGTGCGATGAGCGCCCCGCTGGGCGGGGACCACCTCACCGTCGAGGCGACCGCCGGGCCCGGGGCGAACCTCGCCCTGGCCTCGGCGGCGGCCACCCTGGCGCTGCCCGGCCGGGGCGGCGCGCCCGCGCGGTACGACGTGGACCTGACCCTGGAGGACGGGGCGTCGGTGCGATGGCTGCCCGAACCGCTGGTCTCGGTGCGCGGCAGCGACCTGCGGGTGCGCACCCGCGTCCACGTCGCCCCCACGGCGCGCCTGCTGCTGCGCGAGGAACAGGTGCTGGGACGGTGCGGAGAGGCCCCGGGCCTGCTGCGCAGCCGCCTCACCGTCACCCGCGGCGGCCGTCCGCTGCTGGACCAGGAACTCGCCTGCGGACCCGGCGCGCCCGGCGGCTGGGACGGCCCGGCGGGCCTGGCCGGCCACCGGGCGCTCGGCCAGCTCCTCGTCGTCGACCCCGCCTTCGCCGAGGACCCGCCCGCGGCGGCGGTGCTGGGGGAGTTCGCCGCGGTGACGCCGCTGGCCGGTCCGGCCGTCCTCGTGACGGCCCTGGCCCCGGACGCCCTGCGGCTGCGCGAGCTGCTCGACGCGGCCTGCCGTACCTACCACCGGTGAACCGGGGCAGTGAGACGAGGAGGAGGGGAGGGGAGGGAAGGGGAAGGGCGGGACGGAGGAACGGAGGAACGGAGGAACGGGGCGTCGGACACCGCTCAGCGGTACAGGCGTTGCCGGTTATCGGGTTGGCAAAGAAGTCCCTCCCGCTCTGTCGCCGGGTCCGGGTCAGACGACAGGATCCCCCTGCACGCCGACGACCGAACCCGACCAACCCGGCCGCCCACGGCGGCATCTGACGCAGGGGGAACAACCACGTGATACGCAACGCGGCGCTGGGGAGCGCCGCCACACTGATCACCGGCACGCTGGCGGCGAGCCTGCTGCTGGCCCCGCCGGCCGCGGCGGCCCCGTCCGACCCCGGCTTCCGGATGCCGGAGGTGCTGGGCGTGCAGCTCGCCGCCGCCCGCGCCGCCCGCACGGGGATCGACTGGAAGGACTGCCCCGAGGACTGGGGCCTGGAGAAGCCCATCCAGTGCGGCTGGGTGAAGGTCCCGCTCGACTACGCGAAGCCGTACGGCAAGACCATCGAGATCGCCGTCGACCGGATCGGCAGCACGGGCACCCGGCAGGAGCGCCAGGGCGCGCTCGTCTACAACCCCGGCGGCCCCGGCGGTTCCGGCATGCGCTTCCCGCGCCGCGTGACCACCAAGAGCCCGCTGTGGGTCAACACCTCCAAGGCGTACGACTTCGTGGGCTTCGACCCCCGCGGTGTCGGCCACTCCGCGCCCATCTCCTGCATCGACCCGCAGGAGTTCGTCAAGGCTCCCAAGGCCGACCCGGTCCCGGACGACGAGGCCGACAAGCGCGCCCAGCGCAAGCTCGCCGCCGAGTACGCGGACGGGTGCAAGGAGCGCAGCGGCGAGATGCTGCCGCACATGACCACGCCGAACACCGCGCGCGACCTCGACGTGATCCGCGCCGCCCTCGGCGAGGCGAGGCTGAACTTCCTCGGCGTCTCCTACGGCACGTACCTCGGCGGGGTCTACGCGACCCTGTTCCCGACCCACGTGCGCCGCATGGTCGTCGACAGCGTGGTGGACCCGTCGCAGGACAACATCTGGTACGAGGCCAACCTCGGCCAGGACGTCGCCTTCCAGATGCGCTGGAACGACTGGCAGGACTGGGTCGCCAAGAACGACGGGGTCTTCCACCTCGGCGACACCCGCGCCAAGGTCGAGGCCAAGTGGCAGGAGCTGCGGGGCAAGGCCAAGGCCGCCCCGATCGGCGGGGTCGTCGGCCCGGCCGAGCTCATCGGCTTCTTCCAGGGCGCCCCGTACTACGACTCCTCCTGGGTGCCCGTCGCCCGGACCTGGGCCGCCTACGCCGCCGGTGACGAGCAGGCGCTCGTCGACGCCATCGCCCCGGACATGAGCGACATCAAGGGCAACGCGGCCTCGGAGAACGGCAACGCCGTCTACACCGCGGTCGAGTGCGCGGACGCCAAGTGGCCCACCAGCTGGGCCAAGTGGGACCGGGACAACACCCGGCTCCACGAGAAGTACCCGTTCCTGACCTGGTCGAACGCGTGGATGAACCTGCCCTGCGCGACCTGGAAGTCCAAGCAGAGCACTCCGATCGCGGTCGGCGCCAAGCGCATCCCGCCGGTCCTGATCGTCCAGTCCGAGCGGGACGCGGCCACGCCGTACAAGGGCGCGGTCGAGCTGCACCGCCGCCTCGCGGGCTCGCGCCTGATCACCGAGCAGAACGCCGGCTCGCACGGAGTCACGGGCCTGGTCAACCCCTGCATCAACACGCGGGTGGACACCTACCTGCTGACCGGCAAGGTCGACGCCCAGGACGTGACGTGCGCCCCGCACGCCGCCCCCGTCGCCCCGGTCCCGGCCCCGGTCGCCGCGCTCTCGCTCGACCACGGCTCCGGTGCCGGCTGGCCGGCGCGTGAGGAGCTGCCGGCCGTCCGCTAGGTCCGGCCCGCTCGTACGGGAGGAGGCTCAGCGCGACCTGCGCCGGGCCTTCTTCCGTTCCTCCTCTTCCTCGGCCTTGACCTCGGCCGCGTACCGGTCGACGTACTCCTGGCCGGACAGTTCGAGGATCGCGTACATGATCTCGTCGGTGACCGCCCGCAGCACGGCCCGCTCGCCTTCCATCCCGGCGTACCGGGAGAAGTCCATCGGGCGGCCGAAGCGGATCGTCACCCGCCGGATGTTCGGGATCTTCTGCCCGGGCGGCTGGATCTCGAAGGTGCCGACCATCGCGCAGGGCACGACGGGCACCCCGGCGCCCAGGGCCATCGCGGCCACGCCCACCTTGCCCTTGTAGAGCCGGCCGTCGTGCGAGCGGGTCCCCTCCGGGTAGATGCCCAGCAGCTCGTCCTTGGCCAGCACCGCCAGCCCCTCGCGCAGCGCCGCCTGCCCGGCGTTCTTGCCGGAGCGGTCCACGGGGATCTGCCCGGCGCTGCGGAAGAAGGCGGCCGTGAGCCGGCCCTTGACCCCGGGGCCGGTGAAGTACTCGGCCTTCGCGAGGAAGGTGATCCGCCGCTTGAGGATCGCGGGCATCAGGAAGTGGTCGGAGAACGACAGGTGATTGCCCGCGACGATCGCGGCACCCTCTGCCGGGATGTTCTCCAGGCCCTCGATCCGAGGCCTGAACAGCAGCCGTAGCAGGGGTCCGAGCAACACGTGCTTGAGCAAGTGGTAGAACACCAGGCCGCTCCCTGTCGATATCCCGTTGTCACCGACATTTTACGGACGGTGAGTCGCGGGCCGGCAGAGGGCGGCGGGAACCTTCCTCACACGCTGCGCGAGGCGGCCATCCCGGCGGTCAGCAGCCCCAGCACCACCCAGCCGAACCACAGCCAGCCGTTGCTGCCGAGGACCACGGAATACGTGGCCACGGCCACCAGTGCGGCGAAGGTCATGACGGCCATCGCCTTAACGGATCCGGTCATGCCCCATGGTGACGCGCGAAGGCGGTGTTCCGCTACTGGCCACG of the Streptomyces sp. NBC_01294 genome contains:
- a CDS encoding urease accessory protein UreD; this translates as MADGRGGTALPLLAGEGPLALRRTRGSAAEAGVMLVGAMSAPLGGDHLTVEATAGPGANLALASAAATLALPGRGGAPARYDVDLTLEDGASVRWLPEPLVSVRGSDLRVRTRVHVAPTARLLLREEQVLGRCGEAPGLLRSRLTVTRGGRPLLDQELACGPGAPGGWDGPAGLAGHRALGQLLVVDPAFAEDPPAAAVLGEFAAVTPLAGPAVLVTALAPDALRLRELLDAACRTYHR
- a CDS encoding lysophospholipid acyltransferase family protein; protein product: MFYHLLKHVLLGPLLRLLFRPRIEGLENIPAEGAAIVAGNHLSFSDHFLMPAILKRRITFLAKAEYFTGPGVKGRLTAAFFRSAGQIPVDRSGKNAGQAALREGLAVLAKDELLGIYPEGTRSHDGRLYKGKVGVAAMALGAGVPVVPCAMVGTFEIQPPGQKIPNIRRVTIRFGRPMDFSRYAGMEGERAVLRAVTDEIMYAILELSGQEYVDRYAAEVKAEEEEERKKARRRSR
- a CDS encoding alpha/beta hydrolase; its protein translation is MIRNAALGSAATLITGTLAASLLLAPPAAAAPSDPGFRMPEVLGVQLAAARAARTGIDWKDCPEDWGLEKPIQCGWVKVPLDYAKPYGKTIEIAVDRIGSTGTRQERQGALVYNPGGPGGSGMRFPRRVTTKSPLWVNTSKAYDFVGFDPRGVGHSAPISCIDPQEFVKAPKADPVPDDEADKRAQRKLAAEYADGCKERSGEMLPHMTTPNTARDLDVIRAALGEARLNFLGVSYGTYLGGVYATLFPTHVRRMVVDSVVDPSQDNIWYEANLGQDVAFQMRWNDWQDWVAKNDGVFHLGDTRAKVEAKWQELRGKAKAAPIGGVVGPAELIGFFQGAPYYDSSWVPVARTWAAYAAGDEQALVDAIAPDMSDIKGNAASENGNAVYTAVECADAKWPTSWAKWDRDNTRLHEKYPFLTWSNAWMNLPCATWKSKQSTPIAVGAKRIPPVLIVQSERDAATPYKGAVELHRRLAGSRLITEQNAGSHGVTGLVNPCINTRVDTYLLTGKVDAQDVTCAPHAAPVAPVPAPVAALSLDHGSGAGWPAREELPAVR